The Pseudomonas protegens genome contains the following window.
TGGACCGCCATCAAGGAAGCTTCCCTGGATCGCTCCGCGCCATTCCTGATCTACCAGGAAAGCAACGTGATCATCCGCGCGATCCGCGACTACCTGCGCCAGGACATCGGCGAAGTGCTGATCGACAGCGTTGAAGCCCAGGACGAAGCCCTGACCTTCATCCGCCAGGTGATGCCGCAGTACGCCAGCAAGATCAAGCTGTACGAAGACAGCGTGCCGCTGTTCAACCGCTTCCAGATCGAAAGCCAGATCGAAACCGCCTTCCAGCGCGTGGTCGAACTGCCTTCCGGCGGCTCCATCGTCATCGACCCGACCGAAGCCCTGGTGTCCATCGACATCAACTCGGCCCGCGCCACCAAAGGCAGCGACATCGAAGAAACCGCCCTGCAGACCAACCTGGAAGCCGCGGAAGAAATCGCTCGCCAACTGCGCCTGCGTGATATCGGCGGCCTGATCGTCATCGACTTCATCGACATGACCCCAGCCAAGAACCAGCGCGCCGTGGAAGAAAAAGTCCGCGAATGCCTGGAAGCCGACCGCGCCCGCGTGCAGATCGGCCGCATCTCGCGCTTCGGCCTGCTGGAAATGTCCCGTCAGCGCCTGCGTCCATCCCTGGGCGAAAGCAGCGGCATCGTCTGCCCACGCTGCAACGGCACCGGCATCATCCGTGACGTCGAGTCGCTGTCCCTGGCGATCCTGCGCCTGATCGAAGAAGAAGCCCTGAAAGACCGCACCGCCGAAGTTCGCGCCCAAGTGCCGATTCCGGTCGCGGCCTTCCTGCTCAACGAAAAACGCAACTCGATCACCAAGATCGAACTGCGCACCCGTGCCCGCATCGTCATCCTGCCGAACGATCACCTGGAAACGCCGCACTTCGAAGTCCAGCGTCTGCGCGATGACAGCCCGGAAGCCAACACCAACCAGTCCAGCTACGAAATCGCCGCGGCCGCAGCCGAAGCCGAAGAAGTCCAGCCAGCCGCCGCCACCCGCACCCTGGTTCGCCAGGAAGCTGCGGTGAAGACCGCGCCGGCCCGCGCCAACGCCCCAGTGCCGACCGGAGCCGTCGCCCCGGTTGCCGCTCCAGCCCCGGTTGCTGCCGAGCCAAGCCTGTTCAAAGGCCTGGTCAAGTCCCTGGTCAGCCTGTTCGCCTCCAAGGAAGAGCCGGCCGCTCCGGTTGTGGTCGAGAAGCCGGCAACCGAGCGTCCTGCCCGCAACAACGAAGAGCAGCGCCGCAACGGCCGCCAGCAGAGCCGCAACCGTAACGGTCGCCGCGACGAAGAGCGCAAGCCACGTGAAGAACGTGCGCCGCGCGAAGAGCGCGCACCACGGGAAGAACGTCAACCTCGGGAAGTGCGTGAAGCACGCGAAGAAGTCCAAGGCGTAGCTCGCGAAGAACGCGCACCTCGCGCTCCGCGTGAAGAGCGTCAACCGCGCGCCCCACGTGAAGACCGCAAGCCACGTGGCGAGCGTGAAGAGCGTGTTCGCGAACTGCGCGAGCCTCTGGATGCCGCTCCGGCGGCAGCCGCTGCTACTGCCGCCGTTGCCGTTGCCGAAGAACGCCCAGCTCGTCCACCGCGGGAAGAGCGCCAGCCGCGTCCGCCGCGTGAAGAGCGTCAGCCACGCGCCGAACAGGCTCAGGCCGCTGCCGCCAGCGAAGAAGAAGCACTGCCGAACGAAGAGCAACTGCAGGAAGAAGGCCAGGACACCGCCGACGGCGAACGTCCACGCCGTCGTTCCCGCGGCCAGCGTCGTCGCAGCAACCGTCGCGAGCGTCAGCGTGATGCCAACGGCAACGTGATCGAAGGTTCGGAAGAGAACGCCGAAGAGCCAGGCAGCGCCGATCTGGCCGCCGGCCTCGCGGTCACTGCCGCTGTTGCCAGCACCGCCATCAGCGCCAACGCTGAAGCCCAAGCGCATCAGCAAGCCGAACGCGCGACCGCCGCTGTTGCAGAGCAGGCTCCGCAAGCGCCTGTGTTCGAAGCCACTACTGAAGTGGAAACGCCGGCTGCTCCAGCTGTTGAACTGGCCCCGGCTGAACAGGCTCCAGTGGCCGAAGTTGCCCCGGTTGTGGCAGAGCAGCCTCAGGTTGAAGTCGCCGCCGAACCCGCCGTGACTGTCGAAGCACAACCTGTGGTAGCCGAGCAGCCGGTTGCAGAACCTGCAGTCCAGGCGCCAGTGGTTGAGGAAAAAGCCATCGAGCCTGCTCAGGAAGCTCCGGCCCCGGCCGCTGAACCTGTTGCCATCGAGCAGCCAGTGATTGCCCAGCAGCCTGCACAGGCTGAAGAGCCCGCACCGGCTGTTGCCCCAGCAGTCACTGAAGCCCCGGCTCCCGTGGTTGAAGCGGCTCCGGTGAGCGCCCTGACCAGCAACGGTCGCGCACCGAACGATCCACGCGAAGTGCGTCGTCGCAAGCGTGAAGCCGAGCGTCTGCAGAAGGAAGCCGAGCTGGCTGCCGCTGCCGCCCCGGTTGCAGCGGTAGCTGCTGCCGAGCCCGCTCCGGTCGAAGCGCCAGTGGTGGTCGAAGCCGCTCCTGCTCCTGTCGAGGCGGCTGAAGCAGCACCTGCGCCAGTCACCGAGCCTGTGGCAGAGCAACCTGCCCCGGTGGTGGAAGAGGCTGCGCACAACGCCGAACAGGCCGTTGAGCACGTAGCCCACGCCGAGGAAAAGCAGCACGAGCCTAAACCTCTCGTCTGACTCCACCGGCAATGAAAAAGCCCCGTCCGGGTAACCGGGCGGGGCTTTTTCATGCCTGCCATTCAGCGGTCCCGAAACACCAGCGCCTCTGGCAGATCCACATCCCACACCACGCCCGGGTCGCTCAGAGGCACTTCGACCACCTTGCCCGCAGCAAACAGGCACCTGGCCCCACGATCACCGGACAACCCCTGCAAGGCGGCAGCATAAGCCCGGCCAAACCCCACCGGATGCCCTAGATCGTCGCCCAGCCGCGGCACGC
Protein-coding sequences here:
- the rne gene encoding ribonuclease E, with product MKRMLINATQPEELRVALVDGQRLYDLDIESGAREQKKANIYKGRITRIEPSLEAAFVDFGSERHGFLPLKEISREYFKKAPEGRVNIKDVLSEGQEVIVQVEKEERGNKGAALTTFISLAGRYLVLMPNNPRAGGISRRIEGEERNELREALNGLVAPADMGLIVRTAGLGRSSEEMQWDLDYLLQLWTAIKEASLDRSAPFLIYQESNVIIRAIRDYLRQDIGEVLIDSVEAQDEALTFIRQVMPQYASKIKLYEDSVPLFNRFQIESQIETAFQRVVELPSGGSIVIDPTEALVSIDINSARATKGSDIEETALQTNLEAAEEIARQLRLRDIGGLIVIDFIDMTPAKNQRAVEEKVRECLEADRARVQIGRISRFGLLEMSRQRLRPSLGESSGIVCPRCNGTGIIRDVESLSLAILRLIEEEALKDRTAEVRAQVPIPVAAFLLNEKRNSITKIELRTRARIVILPNDHLETPHFEVQRLRDDSPEANTNQSSYEIAAAAAEAEEVQPAAATRTLVRQEAAVKTAPARANAPVPTGAVAPVAAPAPVAAEPSLFKGLVKSLVSLFASKEEPAAPVVVEKPATERPARNNEEQRRNGRQQSRNRNGRRDEERKPREERAPREERAPREERQPREVREAREEVQGVAREERAPRAPREERQPRAPREDRKPRGEREERVRELREPLDAAPAAAAATAAVAVAEERPARPPREERQPRPPREERQPRAEQAQAAAASEEEALPNEEQLQEEGQDTADGERPRRRSRGQRRRSNRRERQRDANGNVIEGSEENAEEPGSADLAAGLAVTAAVASTAISANAEAQAHQQAERATAAVAEQAPQAPVFEATTEVETPAAPAVELAPAEQAPVAEVAPVVAEQPQVEVAAEPAVTVEAQPVVAEQPVAEPAVQAPVVEEKAIEPAQEAPAPAAEPVAIEQPVIAQQPAQAEEPAPAVAPAVTEAPAPVVEAAPVSALTSNGRAPNDPREVRRRKREAERLQKEAELAAAAAPVAAVAAAEPAPVEAPVVVEAAPAPVEAAEAAPAPVTEPVAEQPAPVVEEAAHNAEQAVEHVAHAEEKQHEPKPLV